Genomic segment of Patescibacteria group bacterium:
CGAGCAGTCATTGATAAAGTTGGCCTTCTCGATGAACAATTTAGCCCTGGCAATTTTGAAGATGATGATTTTTGTCTGCGAGCAATCGAGGCCAATTTTAAACTTGTCATTGCTGACGATGTGTTTATTTATCATCTTGGCAGCCAAACCCACAAAAGCCTAAATTTAGATTATCAAGCTCTTTTAGACACTAATCGAGCTAAATTTAATGCTAAATGGCCGGTTGCTGTCCAACAGCTTTTGCGTAGTAATTCGCTTAATTATTAATCTAAATCTATTATGGAAAATAATTGTCTTTTATCTCTTGTGATGATTGTCAAAAATGAGGCCAAAGGCTTAAGGGCCGCAGTTGAGAGCTGCAAAGATTTTGTCGATGAAGTCGTGATTCTTGTTGATAATAAATCTTCTGATGATACCCTGAACATTGCTGAAAATCTAACTGCTCGTGTTTATAGATATGCCTTTTTTGATAATTTCAGCCTTGCTCGGAATCTAGCCGCTGAACATGCCCGCGGAGAGTGGATTTTGTACATTGACGGCCATGAGCTCGTAAAGAATCCGGAGAATATCCGGAAATACCTCCAAAAAGGCCGTGACGGCGTTTTGGTGCGTGTTAAAATGGAAAATGGCACAATGTTCCCTGCATGCCGATTATATCGCCGTATCTTCCAATTTGAGGGCGCTATCCACGAACAGCTTAACTGCAAAGATACGGTTGCCGCTACTGATTTTATCATTGAGCACCACCGTGAAGATTTGCAAGATCAAAAAGCCAGTGAAGAGCGTGCAAAACAGCGTGATGAGCAAATGCCTAATATCATGGGGGCTCAGCTTAAGAAAGATAATAAAAATACTCGTGCTTCTTTCCATATGGCTTTATTTTACGAAAGC
This window contains:
- a CDS encoding glycosyltransferase, whose product is MENNCLLSLVMIVKNEAKGLRAAVESCKDFVDEVVILVDNKSSDDTLNIAENLTARVYRYAFFDNFSLARNLAAEHARGEWILYIDGHELVKNPENIRKYLQKGRDGVLVRVKMENGTMFPACRLYRRIFQFEGAIHEQLNCKDTVAATDFIIEHHREDLQDQKASEERAKQRDEQMPNIMGAQLKKDNKNTRASFHMALFYESKQDWKKALKYQKKYLKFSDVPGGRWFIYYHMASCLIERKQYFRAWLATCAAVAINPYRWEISELRAIIFFRQKNWHKATDYFVESFNENKGEVSFLPKQRNNAMTWNFIGECFFNLGEYWKASESFKSASKFCEDPAFKDLLSRRSDLMFKMAENKK